The following proteins come from a genomic window of Meriones unguiculatus strain TT.TT164.6M chromosome 13 unlocalized genomic scaffold, Bangor_MerUng_6.1 Chr13_unordered_Scaffold_34, whole genome shotgun sequence:
- the LOC110541205 gene encoding LOW QUALITY PROTEIN: zinc finger protein ZFP2-like (The sequence of the model RefSeq protein was modified relative to this genomic sequence to represent the inferred CDS: deleted 1 base in 1 codon), with protein sequence LLRHKRTHTGEKPYECNQCGKAFACNRDLLRHKRTHTGEKPYECNQCGKAFACNRDLLRHKRTHTGEKPYECNQCGKAFAYNNVLLIHKKNHTGEKLYECYQCGKAFAQRCTLLVHSRTHTGEKPYECNQCGKVFSYNHNLLLHKRTHTGEKPYECNQCGKAFAYNHVLLIHKKAHTGEKRYECNQCGKAFAQNSHLLRHKRTHTGEKPYECNQCGKAFASNSDLLMHKRTHTGEKSYECNQCGKAFACKSNLLRHKRTHTGEKTYECNQCGKAFADNSDFLRHKGTHAGVKPYECNQCGKAFAQRCTLLVHNRTHTGENPYECNQCGKAFADNSNLLVHVRTHTGQKPYECNQCGKAFAYNSALLRHKRTHTGEKMS encoded by the exons ctcctaagacataaaagaactcacactggagaaaaaccctatgaatgtaaccagtgtggtaaagcctttgcatgtaaccgtgatctcctaagacataaaagaactcacactggagaaaaaccctatgaatgtaaccagtgtggtaaagcctttgcatgtaaccgtgatctcctaagacataaaagaactcacactggagaaaaaccctatgaatgtaaccagtgtggtaaagcctttgcatacaaCAATgttctcctaatacataaaaagaat cacactggagaaaaactttatgaatgttaccaatgtggtaaagcctttgcacagaggtgTACTCTCCTAGTACATAGcagaactcatactggagaaaaaccctatgaatgtaaccagtgtggtaaagtctTTTCATATAACCATAATCTCCTActtcataaaagaactcacactggagagaaaccctatgaatgtaaccagtgtggtaaagcctttgcatacaaCCATGTTCTCCTAATTCATAAGAAAgctcacacgggagagaaacgttatgaatgtaaccaatgtggtaaagcctttgcacagaacagtcatctcctaagacataaaagaactcacactggagaaaaaccttatgaatgcaaccaatgtggtaaagcctttgcgtctaacagtgatctcctaatgcataaaagaactcacacgggagagaaaagttatgaatgtaatcaatgtggtaaagcctttgcatgtaaaagtaatctcttaagacataaaagaactcacactggagaaaaaacttatgaatgtaaccaatgtggtaaagcctttgcagataacagtgatttcctaagacataaaggaactcacgcTGGAgtaaaaccttatgaatgtaaccaatgtggtaaagcctttgcacaaaggTGTACTCTCCTCGTACATaacagaacacacactggagaaaacccctatgaatgtaaccagtgtggtaaagcctttgcagataacagtaatctcctagtacatgtaagaactcacactggacagaaaccttatgaatgtaaccaatgtggtaaagcctttgcatataacagtgctctcctaagacataaaagaactcacactggagagaaaatgTCATAA